From Leifsonia sp. fls2-241-R2A-40a, one genomic window encodes:
- a CDS encoding three-helix bundle dimerization domain-containing protein, producing MTTDDRQTPDEEDLAVEHAAERLADRYPEVPRERIDELVEKHYEEFDGAPVRDFVPVLIEHDVKQELNAEERAD from the coding sequence ATGACGACCGACGACCGCCAGACCCCCGATGAAGAGGACCTCGCCGTCGAGCACGCCGCCGAGCGGCTCGCCGACCGCTACCCCGAGGTTCCGCGCGAGCGCATCGACGAACTCGTCGAGAAGCACTACGAGGAGTTCGACGGCGCCCCCGTCCGCGACTTCGTGCCGGTGCTGATCGAGCACGACGTCAAGCAGGAGCTGAACGCGGAAGAGCGCGCCGACTGA
- a CDS encoding PhzF family phenazine biosynthesis protein: MDETIEVVVVRVFTNESGRNGNELGIVRSSEATASREQEIASALGFSETVFLDGVDESTRDAALRIFTPAKELPFAGHPSVGTAWWLSDQHTPVDVLIERAGDVEVTVDDDTAWITARPEWTPEFEWHLLASPADVDALDPFAFPSGQHYAYAWIDEAAGTIRSRMFAPEMGIIEDEATGAAAIALTARLGRDLSISQGEGSELATELLDDGRVRVGGTTVYDRTIEATL; this comes from the coding sequence ATGGACGAGACAATCGAGGTAGTCGTAGTACGGGTATTCACCAACGAGAGCGGACGCAACGGCAACGAGCTCGGCATCGTGCGGAGCTCCGAGGCGACCGCCTCGCGCGAACAGGAGATCGCCTCCGCCCTGGGCTTCAGCGAGACCGTCTTCCTCGACGGCGTGGACGAGAGCACACGGGATGCGGCCCTCCGCATCTTCACGCCGGCGAAGGAGCTCCCGTTCGCCGGGCACCCCAGCGTCGGAACCGCGTGGTGGCTGTCGGATCAGCACACCCCCGTCGACGTGCTCATCGAGCGCGCCGGCGACGTCGAGGTCACGGTCGACGACGACACCGCGTGGATCACCGCGCGTCCCGAATGGACGCCCGAGTTCGAGTGGCACCTGCTCGCGTCGCCCGCGGACGTGGACGCCCTCGACCCCTTCGCGTTCCCGTCCGGACAGCACTACGCGTACGCGTGGATCGACGAGGCGGCCGGAACCATCCGCTCGCGTATGTTCGCACCCGAGATGGGCATCATCGAGGACGAGGCGACGGGAGCTGCGGCCATCGCGCTGACCGCCCGCCTCGGTCGCGACCTGAGCATCTCCCAGGGGGAGGGGTCGGAGCTGGCCACCGAGCTGCTCGACGACGGCCGCGTGCGCGTCGGCGGAACGACGGTCTACGACCGCACGATCGAGGCGACACTCTAG
- a CDS encoding catalase, producing the protein MSDDYTTTQTGTPVASDAHSLTAGRDGATALHDRYLVEKLAQFNRERIPERIVHAKGGGAFGEFVVTGDVTAYTKAAVFQPGATTRTLQRFSSVAGEQGSPDTWRDVRGFSVKFYTTEGNYDIVGNNTPVFFIRDGIKFPDFIHSQKRLPGSGLRDADMQWDFWTLSPESAHQVTYLMGDRGLPRSWRTMPGYGSHTYQWINAAGERFWVKYHFHSLQGNEEIGGVEAEQLAGADADYYRRDLYEAIERGDLPSWRVSVQVMPYEDAKTYRFNPFDLTKVWPHTDYPLIEVGIHTLNENPQNFFAEIEQAAFSPANTVPGIDISPDKMLMARVFSYPDAQRYRVGTNYNELPVNRPIAPVHNYSQDGAARHGFKPADAPVYAPNSFGGPVAQPERAGEGSWESDGALVRAAAALHSEDDDFGQAGTLYREVFDDAARERFLDTIAGAVGGVKRESIRERAIQYWTNVDASLGRALRDRLESGIHTPDESAEYVGVAE; encoded by the coding sequence ATGTCCGACGACTACACCACCACCCAGACCGGGACCCCGGTCGCCAGCGACGCCCACTCGCTCACCGCGGGCCGGGACGGCGCGACCGCGCTGCACGACCGGTACCTCGTGGAGAAGCTCGCCCAGTTCAACCGCGAGCGGATCCCGGAGCGCATCGTGCACGCGAAGGGCGGTGGAGCGTTCGGTGAGTTCGTCGTGACGGGGGACGTGACGGCGTACACCAAGGCGGCCGTCTTCCAGCCGGGGGCCACGACGCGCACCCTCCAGCGCTTCTCCTCGGTGGCCGGCGAGCAGGGCTCCCCCGACACCTGGCGCGACGTCCGCGGGTTCTCGGTGAAGTTCTACACGACCGAGGGCAACTACGACATCGTCGGCAACAACACCCCGGTGTTCTTCATCCGCGACGGCATCAAGTTCCCCGACTTCATCCACTCGCAGAAGCGCCTCCCGGGATCCGGCCTGCGCGACGCCGACATGCAGTGGGACTTCTGGACGCTGTCGCCGGAGTCGGCGCACCAGGTGACGTACCTCATGGGTGACCGCGGCCTCCCCCGCTCGTGGCGGACCATGCCGGGCTACGGTTCGCACACCTACCAGTGGATCAACGCGGCGGGCGAGCGGTTCTGGGTGAAGTACCACTTCCACTCGCTGCAGGGCAACGAGGAGATCGGCGGCGTCGAGGCGGAGCAGCTGGCCGGCGCGGACGCCGACTACTACCGCCGCGACCTCTACGAGGCGATCGAGCGCGGCGACCTCCCCTCCTGGCGCGTGTCCGTCCAGGTCATGCCGTACGAGGACGCGAAGACCTACCGCTTCAACCCGTTCGACCTGACCAAGGTGTGGCCGCACACCGACTACCCGCTGATCGAGGTGGGCATCCACACGCTCAACGAGAACCCGCAGAACTTCTTCGCGGAGATCGAGCAGGCGGCCTTCTCGCCCGCGAACACCGTTCCCGGGATCGACATCAGCCCCGACAAGATGCTGATGGCCCGCGTCTTCTCGTACCCGGACGCCCAGCGCTACCGCGTCGGCACCAACTACAACGAGCTGCCGGTCAACCGGCCGATCGCTCCTGTGCACAACTACTCGCAGGACGGCGCCGCCCGTCACGGCTTCAAGCCGGCCGACGCCCCGGTCTACGCCCCCAACTCGTTCGGCGGGCCGGTCGCCCAGCCGGAGCGGGCAGGCGAGGGCTCGTGGGAGTCCGACGGCGCCTTGGTGCGCGCGGCCGCGGCGCTCCACTCCGAGGACGACGACTTCGGTCAGGCCGGGACGCTCTACCGCGAGGTGTTCGACGACGCCGCGCGCGAGCGCTTCCTCGACACAATCGCGGGGGCCGTCGGCGGCGTGAAGCGCGAGAGCATCCGCGAGCGCGCCATCCAGTACTGGACGAACGTGGATGCGTCGCTCGGCCGCGCGCTGCGCGACCGTCTCGAGTCGGGCATCCACACGCCGGACGAGTCCGCCGAGTACGTGGGCGTCGCCGAGTAG